Proteins encoded in a region of the Panicum hallii strain FIL2 chromosome 3, PHallii_v3.1, whole genome shotgun sequence genome:
- the LOC112887756 gene encoding uncharacterized protein LOC112887756 isoform X2 — MAVQASGGANGGGRPAPRPSARQRASGDGGHHHRRAKAYCFRLPLVLGFRDFFHGIDKPAAQKVSNGLRALFNSVKILAISVTFSSKKNMESVMKLLKCFPFLETLHILGNKRREGEVHTIGPNN, encoded by the exons ATGGCAGTACAAGCATCTGGAGGAGCTAACGGTGGAGGACGCCCCGCGCCTAGACCTTCTGCTCGGCAACGCGCATCTGGGGACGGCGGTCACCATCATCGGCGCGCCAAAGCTTACTGCTTTAGGCTACCACTTGTGCTGGGTTTCCGGGATTTCTTCCACGGCATCGACAAGCCTGCTGCTCAGAAG GTTAGCAACGGATTGCGTGCTCTTTTCAATAGCGTGAAGATTCTGGCTATCAGTGTGACGTTCTCGAGCAAGAAGAACATGGAGTCAGTGATGAAATTGCTCAAGTGCTTTCCCTTCCTGGAGACATTGCATATCCTG GGCAACAAGCGCAGGGAAGGGGAAGTTCACACAATTGGCCCGAACAATTAG
- the LOC112887756 gene encoding uncharacterized protein LOC112887756 isoform X1 — protein sequence MAVQASGGANGGGRPAPRPSARQRASGDGGHHHRRAKAYCFRLPLVLGFRDFFHGIDKPAAQKKVSNGLRALFNSVKILAISVTFSSKKNMESVMKLLKCFPFLETLHILGNKRREGEVHTIGPNN from the exons ATGGCAGTACAAGCATCTGGAGGAGCTAACGGTGGAGGACGCCCCGCGCCTAGACCTTCTGCTCGGCAACGCGCATCTGGGGACGGCGGTCACCATCATCGGCGCGCCAAAGCTTACTGCTTTAGGCTACCACTTGTGCTGGGTTTCCGGGATTTCTTCCACGGCATCGACAAGCCTGCTGCTCAGAAG AAGGTTAGCAACGGATTGCGTGCTCTTTTCAATAGCGTGAAGATTCTGGCTATCAGTGTGACGTTCTCGAGCAAGAAGAACATGGAGTCAGTGATGAAATTGCTCAAGTGCTTTCCCTTCCTGGAGACATTGCATATCCTG GGCAACAAGCGCAGGGAAGGGGAAGTTCACACAATTGGCCCGAACAATTAG